In the genome of Massilia sp. W12, the window GTTCTGATCAGCGTTGATGCGGATTTCAAGTTTGCGGTCTGCCAACTTGATCTGCGAAATAAAGTCGTCAGATCCAGGCGTTTGCAGTGTGTCGAGAATAATAAACGGGCGCCCAGCCTCGCTCAGATCGCTCAGCCGCAGCTTGTAATGGGTGTATTGGGCTTGCTTGAAAATCTGCGAGATCCAGGTGTCCATGTCCAGCGCCAGACCGAGCACGCCGACCACTTGGCCGGGGGCGTATTCGCGGGTGCGGTTTTGATGCGGATAGACCGCCACATGCATCCACTGCAACCAGGGAACTATGCGCACCCCATTCAAATGCGTCGGACAGGCGGTGACTGATTTGCTGCTGATGGCTTTGTTCATGCTGGCGGCGTGTTCCTTGTCGCTCAACATGTCTTTCCCCAGTATTTGCCGGTTCCTGCCTGTCGGGTTCAGATATGTGATCGGCAGCAGGAAGGCGCTTTGATTATTTTTGGAATGCACTTGAAACGGTGCGCCCAGTTCCGCGCTGATGCGCTGCTCCGTGGCGCTCAGCTCGTCCTGACGCAAATGCGGCGCCCAATACAGCTGGAATACTTCCGGGTGCTGGGACAGCCATTTTTTGGCAAAGAAATCAAAGTCGGATTGCGAAATCTCGTGGTCGTCATCATCAAAAATCGAGGTGGAGACCGACAGAAAACGCTCATGCTCACCCAATCGGGCTTGAATATTGTCGCTGATTTTTTGCGCATGCAAATGCACCTGGCGCAAGGTTTGCTCATGTTCCCAATGCCGGGTTTTGTCGTAAATCAGCGCGGATATCAGGAGGCCGGTGCATAAGACTGCGCCGATCAAGGTGCGGCGGCGGCGCCAGAGTTGTTGCGGTTGGCCCAGCCACAGCCAGCACAGCGGCGCCATCAGCAAGATGCCGATCGAATCGCCGGCCCACCACGCGCTCCAATTGCTCATCAGCGTATCAGCAGGAATCAGCCGCAATGCAATTAAAGAGCCGACGCTGATGCTGGAGGAAATCAGACATATCAGTGGAATCACGCCCAAAAAAATCAGGACATCGTGCACATTGCCCAGATCGGCCTTGATTTTACGCAGCAAAATCGAGGCCCCGGCCCAGGCTTGCAAGGTGCAGGCGACAGTCACCAGCAGGGCGCCAATCACGCTGATCAGGTTGAGGCCCTGGTGATCAGCGGCCTGGCTCAGATTCAAAAACAGTGCGCCCAGAAACACCCCGGGCAACCAGCGCAAACGACTGCTGAAAGCGCAGGCCAGGGCTAAGCCGGCAGGCGGGAAAATCGGGCTGGCGTAGCCGGGCGGCAATGCCAGCATCAAAGCCAGGCGTCCCAGCAGAAAATAGCCGACGGCCAGCAAAAAAATGCCGGCTGCATCCTGTTTCAGCGTTTGCCTGCCCGGTGTTTCCATCTGCCGCCTTTACAAATATGCGTTGGATAGGAGAAACCGGCTTTGCAGCAAACAGGAACGCAGCCGGTATGCGTTTGACTCGCCACTTGATTCTAACGAAAAAGCAGGCTGACTGCTTGTTCTGGCGCAACACTTTGCGGTTGTCTGGCAACAGATCATGCTAATTCATGCAGCTTGGCGCATCATTGCTTTCCAATACGCGGATCCGGCCTTGAATCGGCGGCACTTCTTCGGTGTCGATCCAGACATCAAGCACCGTGGGGCCGTCGCGTGTGCAAATCGCTTCAATGTCCAGCCGCGCCATATCCTGCGGCGAGCGGATCGTAATCCCCTGCGCACCGTAGGCGCGCGCCTGCATCGCGAAATCCACCACCGGCAGGGCGAATGCGGTTTGTTCGGCGCGGCGCAAACGTTGCGCATGTTTCACCATGCCCAGCGCGTGGTCATTCAACACCACAAACACCACATTCAGACGCTCGGCCACCGCCACAGTGACTTCCTGCCCGTTCATCAGCATGCTGCCATCGCCGGAAATGCAAATCACCACTTGGCTGCGGTCAGCCATAGCGGCCCCGATCGCCGCGCCGATCGCCCACCCCATCGGTGCAAAGCTGTGCGTCAGACGCAGCCAGCCGGCATCTGCTTTGCGCCTGCCGCCGACGCCTGCGCGCTCGGTTTGCAGGCGGCGCTCGCGCAAGCGCCGGTCATGCGGATGCAGGCAGTGAATGGCCCAGGCCACGCTGTTGCCGGCATCGGCAAAAAACCGTGCGCCATAGGGGAACAGCCGTCCCAGATCATGCATTAAGCGTTGCGGCAAAATCGGGGTTTGATCGAGATGATATTTGCGCGGATAGCGCGCCAGATTCGATTGAATAATCGCCTCAGTCGCCTGCAGCGGGCGGAAATGCTCGCCATCGGATTTGGCGTCATGCGCTTGCTGGCTGCGCAAATGCGGCGTGGAGTAAGTGAATTCAATCAGGCGTTTGAAAATGGCCAGAATGCGGCCCCGGATATGCAGGCGCGCCATCGGCGTGCGTGCAAAATGCTCCTCGATTTCCTCCACATGAATCATGCGTGCGTTCAGCAGGCTGTCGCTCCAGCCATCTGTGTCCCATTCACACATACCGGTGCCAACTGCGATGATCACATCGACGCTCGGATCGCGCAGCGTGGCGCTGGCCAGATTATGGCCGGCAAAGCCGAATACGCCACGGAACTGACGGTGACAGGGATTGATCAAGCCTTTGCCGTCCGGGGTGGCGATGATTTGCGCCCCGGTCATTTCCACGAATTGCAAAATCGGCTGCATCGCCTCAGTGCAACCGCCGCCGATCAGCAGCACCACATTCGCCGCTTTGGCCAGAATGCTGCGCAAGTCTTGAATCGCGGCCTCATCCAGCGCATCCGGCTGTTGCAACAGACGGCGTAAATCGAAGGAAGGTTTGCTCAATCCGGTTTTGCTGCGCATCACGTCAGATGGCAAACTCAAATGCACCGGCCCGCGCGGATTGGCTAAGGCGCGTTGCAGCGCTGACACCAGCTTAGGCTCCAATTGCGCCGGGTGCGATAACAGCGAGTTATAGCGGGTGCAGGCTTGAAACATGGTCAGGATATTCACCCCGGTGCAGGCGGATTCCTGCAGCGGGTGTTTGCCAAAGGTGGGCAGCGCCGGCTGTCCGGTCAAAACCAGCAGCGGGATATTATTGTCATATGCGCTGGCCACCCCGGTCAGCAGATTGGTGGCGCCGGGGCCGGACGTGGAGCAGCATACCCCCAATCCCATTGTGTCCCGCGCGTAACCATCGGCCATGAAGGCGGCCCCGGTTTCATGCCGCGCCAGCACATGGCGCACGCCGCCGCGCTGACTGCTGCGCGCCATAGCGTTATACAGGGGTTCGATCACCCCGCCGGGCACGCCAAACACATAACGCACCCCTAATTGTTCCAGATAAGCGACTAACAGATCGGCGACATCAAGGCCGTGTTCTGTCTGTGGCGGATGTTGCTGCATTCCAACTCTCCCAGATACGACCGGAAACCGTGTCCCCGGTCCTGACCTGCCAATGGCGACGGCTATGGCGCGGTGCAGTATGAAGATGTTAGCAGAGGCAAGAATGGCGGCTGCCGTTTAGCGTGGGTAAAAAGCGACAGGACGCAACAGTAATTGAAAAAGGGAAAATTTAATCATCAGTTTGACAAAATTATCCAAGCGCCTGATGGAAAACAGATAGCATGTCCCCGGGTAACAGGGCTGCGATGGGAAGGGAAGGAACAGGAAAATATTCAGGCCGGCGTTGCCGGCCTGAGCAAAAAACGGGTCAGCGCAGGCGCTGATTCAAGCGGATGATGGTGTCAAGCAGGCCGGGGCCGGGAAAATCAGTGATCACGATGCCGCTATGCTGCAAGCCTTTGCGCTCAATGTATTCCTGGGTCAGCACATTGCTTCCTTCAAACGCGATGGTGCAAATGCCGATGAAGCAGGACACGCGCGGAAAATCAGGGTAGCTGTTTTTCCAGCCGGGGGTGGTCAAGCCGGTCGCCAGGCGCGGCGCGCTGGTGCCGGGACTGGAGTGGCCGCTCACCACAAAGTAGGGGAAAGAGCCGCCCGAGCCGGACAGGTAATTCAGGAAAAATGGCGGCACGGTGGTCGAATTGCGTTCCGCATTCGCGCTTTCCAACTGTGCTTTGATTTTTTCCCACTTGCTGTACAAATCCCAGTTGGTGCGCAGATGGTAGGCGTCTTGCGCATTCAGGCTGCCGTAATGCAGGCCCCAGTCAATCCCGGAGAAGTCGCGCAGCAGCACGATTTTGCCGCGCACCTCGCGCAGGGTGGGGATGTTGGCGCCGCGCCAGAAATATTGGCTGTAGCGCGCATCATTGGCGTAAGTGTTGAAAATCTGGGCAAAACTCATCGTCGTGTTGGCCGCTTCATATTCTTCTTTGACGCGCATCAACACGGTTTCGCCCGGATGTTCCGCCAGGAAGCGGGTCACGGCTTGCAGCACATCGTCATAATTTGCATGCTGATACACAAAGCCATGATGAATCGCAAATTTATTGTCGATGCGGCGGCAGCGGATATCCAGCATGCGCACGCCGGATTGCAATTGTTGCGGCAAAGACATGGATTGGGTTTGCACCGCATCGCCGCCATAAAAAGACATGGTGTCGTGGGTGCCGGGGATGGACAGACGCGACAGCGGCAAATGGTCGGGCAGGGCGCGCATCCAGTCAGCTTGATTGGTTTTGACTTGCGCATCATGCGAATAGGCGGGGTGGTTGTGGCTGTAAGCGTCGCCGGCGGCCAGGCTGATGCCAAGCGTGAAGGCGCAAGCGGTCAGCAAGCGTGCAAAAATTCCGGACATGGTTTTATCCTTCTTCTACAGAATGTGTGCGTTTGAAAGGGGGAGAAACTCACCGGACGGCGAGTGCTGACAATCTTAGCGCATGGGCACAAGCGGCGCCAATATTAAAAGCGAGGGCTTGCTCGGTTTTGTCGGCATATCATCGCCCAAAGCGCCCCCGATAGCGGCTTTCAGTCTGCCAGCCGGCTTCGCCGTAACTATCGACAAAGCAGACTTTGACTTGCGCCATGCCGATGCTGGTGAAATACAGCCAGACCTCGGCATCTTGCTTATCGCGTGTGATATACCAATGCGCATCGCCGCGCGCCAAGCCCCAGCTGCTGACGCGGCGCACCAGTAAATCAGCTTCACCGCGCGAGACCAGCGCGACCCGCAAATGCGCCTCGCCCATGGAAGAGGTTTGAAAGACACGCGCCATATGGCCTCCTGTCACAACATACCGGTATGAGGGTTGTAAAAAATCCATCTCGCATCCAGCCGGCATTTACCGTATCCTGCATAAAACAGCGATGCCGCCCGGCGTGGAGATGGAGATGAGCGAAGACAACGATCCCCGGCTTGCCTTGCGCAATCAGGCGCATCAAGTGCAAATTATTCAACCCGAAGGCGCCAAACGCCCCATGCTCGGCACACGCGACCCGCAGGAAATTGAGCGCCGCCTGCAAGTGCTCAAGCAATGGGGGACGCCACAACATCCGGGGCGCAAAAAAGCGCTGCAGGCGATTGAACAAGCCTTGCCGCAGCGCACACAGACCATTTTGTCGCATCAATTGCCGCCAGCGCTGCAGCAGGAATTGAATGGAGGTGCGGGGCCGCTGTCAGAATCGCGCAAACATCAGCGCGATCCATACAGCGTTTGCTTGAATCAGCCGGATGAATGAACAGGGCGCGCTATTTTCGGCCAGCAAAGCGTTGACCTATGATTCTGGCGGAGTCTGGCGACAAATCGCGCCGGTGGGGTGCGCCGCCGCCAGTGCCATCAATTTTCTGACGCCACCTGCCTCTGGGGTGTTTATGCGCTTGCGCACTGCCTGCGACGTCGCCCAACGTCATCATTGCGGTATTGCCGCGTTTGGATTGGCCGGCATGCACCAGGCCGGCAAGTTGGGGATGTATCGTATTTGCGCCTCCTTTGGTGGTGATGGTGGGTTGATCGCCGAATTTTGCATCTCGTTTGACTTTTGGCATGACAGCCTCCTGTTTGCACTGCAATAAATGCTTGTTTTTTCAGTCACAACTTGGCAGCCCGCTTGCTCAAAATTGTGCTCATGAAAGTGTGCGAGTCCTGCTTTGATAATTCTTTGCGTTTGCCGGAGGCAAACACCGTCATGCCGGTAAAGTGTGGCGATTGGGTGGTGTCATTACCCTTTGGCCTCTGCATAATGCCGGAAGGGAGTGGGGCGGTTTGTTGAATACCTTTGCGGCTGCCGATGGTCGGGCTGGATAAACTTAATCCAGAGACGTGTTTTTTCAGTGCTTCGGCTTCTGACTTATTGATATTGCCGCGCGCCCCGTCCTGCAGGTGGTCGAATTTCTTTTCCCAGTCGCCAGAGGCATTCTTGAAATAGATTTTGTGTCGCGCCGCTTTCACGGTTCCGGCCAAGTCGCCGCTTTCATGCACATAGATGGTGGACTTGATGCGCACATTATCGCCATGTAACTCTTTGAGTCTTTTCTGCCCCTCCTCACGCGCCATGTCTTCAATATTGGAATGTACGCTGGCCGGTTGCGCGCCGAGCGGATCGCTCAGGCCGCCGGCATGCTGGGCGCGGCTGTGCGCGATTTCTGAACCCCATTTTGAGGTTTTGTTGGTGGCAGGGACGAAAGATGAATCACTCATCAAATGCGCGCTTAAATGATCCCTGACCTTTTTTTGATCCGGAGTCCAGGCGGCGCGATCAATCCGCGCGCCACCCAGCGAAGTTCCAGATGTAAATCCGGAACTGTCGCGATCACCCTTGAATTTGACACGCACCGTGCCAGTTTTATACGACTTGAGTTGCTTTAACTGGTCAATCTTGAGCTGATTGGCGCTGCCGGTGTGCGGCGCCGTCAGATCGTCAATTGCGCGCGCCTTGGCGTTTGGGTGGCGGGAAGGCGCGGTGGAGCGCAATTGCAATTTTACTTGCAAGGCCTGACCAGCCTTGAGCGTGCCCCGGCGAAATGCGTACTTACCGCCACCCAGTGCGGTGACCGGGACAGTAATCGTTTTGCTGCTTCCTGTCCCCAGATCAAACTTGCGTTTCGCTTTGACATGCGAATGCTTGTTGTGCCGCAAGTGCTTGTTTTTTGCAATGCCCATGATCAATCCTTGCTGTTATTACCATGCTGCGCCACAGACTGGCGCCGCCTTATTTCTTCACACTGCCATTGCTGGTGCGTTGAATCGATTTTTGCACATCCAATTGCCGCCCTGAGCTGTGCATTTCGCGGTGTTCATCTTTCAGCCGCTTATGAATATTCGGTGCGCTCTTGCTCAGTTCAAGGCTGTTGCCGATATGCCGGCCCATCCCCACCGCCAAACCATAGCCAATCATGGCGGCGGTCATCACCTTATTGCCGCGAATCTTGGCGAGCGGCTTGGAAAACATGAATTTGACCGGGAAGTGACGGAAAAACTTGCCGTAAGTTGTGTTTTTGGGGAAGGTTTTGTCCATTGCCGCCTTGGTGTTTTTGCGCGGTTTGGGCAAGTTGTAGACCGCCATGGTGGCGATCGCCATGCCGATTGCGCCGGCCATTTTGTCTTGCACCAGATCGCCAAACGCATGCGCGCCATGCTTGAGCTTGTTGCCGCTGTCCAGTTCGCCATAATGATCTTTGGCATTCCAGAAGGCGGTTTTTATATGCTGTGCTTTGGTATTCAGAAAACGCTTCGGATCAAAAATCAGATTGCCAAACTGCTTGGCCTGGTGCACCCGTTGATCCAGATAGCGCATCGCCAGATGCGGGTTTTGGTAGATTTGCTTCAGATGGCGCGGGTCAACCATGTCCAAGGTGGAGTCAAACATCTTGCTTTTGACGCCGCCGCCAACATGCGTCACGCCCTTGGTGATCTTATCCATATTGTCAGCCAGCAAATCCACCCCCTTGTTGAAGACGGCTTTTTTGATGCGGGTGTGAAACCAGTCATCCGGGTTGGGTTTGAGCTTGAGCTTCTCACGCGTCATGCTGCTGGCGGATAAAGCTGTTTTTTGCACCGCATGATCCAGCATATCGGAAGCATGTTGCTGTCCCTGTTTGCGCAAAGTGTGAAATTGCAGTTTGGCCTTTAACAAGTGTTGGGCCAGATCAGGGTATTTTTGTTGAAACATCTGGCTTTGCGTTTGCATGTTTTTTTTGAAAACCTGCAAGCGTTGTTCCACTTTCTGGCTGACAGGCGGCGTGCTGCCGCCGGTTTCGTTTTCTTTGGGCATAATGCGCTCCTCAGTCGATTGCCGCCGGCTCAGGCTGGCGGCGATTGCGATTGATCATGCAAGGCTCTTCAGGCAAATTTCCGGGTATGCGTCACGGTCACCGAACCTGCCGGATACTTCGCCGCTTTGCGTGCAATCTTGTCTTCCACATCGCGGTAAGTCATGGGCCGGATGCCATCGCCCAAACCGCCATTCACTTTGGGCCGGTTCAGACGGGTGGCAGGCTTGCCGGCGGCTTTCCGCTTGAGATGCTTCGACGTGTCACTGCCGAGCGGCTCAATGAAAGCCAGCCCTTTTTTGCCAGAATTCCGATTGAAGTCCTTGTTCTGTGGAAACATATTGCTTTGCTTGCCATGTCCCTTGAGCTGGGCGGGCTGGATATGGCCGGCATCCCATTTCATTTTGGGTTTGATGGTTTGCTTGAAGTTATAGGTCTTTGTTTTTTTCACCCCGCTGTCACTGGTGTAATGCAGCTTCACCTGGACCTTGGTTGGAATCGAGATCGAAGGCATATTCACATATTTGCGTGAAGCCTTGGTCGGCGCCGCGCCTTTGCCGACAGAGGGGTGATATACCGTCTTTTCGGCCTTTTTAATTTTCTTTGACATGGAGTGGGGCATGGCTTGCTCCTTATTGAGAGGGTTTCAGTTTCAAACATGAGCTGCGACAAATACATTGCGCTGCCTGGCGGTGGGACTTATCCAGCCTTCTCTTCCGTCTCCAGCCCCAGCATTTCAAAAATATTCAACTGCCCGCCCAGGCGCAGAAACAATTCCTGATACAGCTCCACCGTATTCAAGCTGCCCCATTCGGTAGCGCGCCGCACCAGGTAGGGCACCGGGCTGTGCGGCTCCAAGCGCATTAAAAATTCAGCGGTTTCAGCCAGACGCGCGTAGGCGTCGGCGCGGCTCTTGATTTCCGCTGCCGGCGCTGGCGCAGCGGTGAATTGCGGCGCCGCGCTCGGGACACTCACGGCAGCGGCGGCCCCGGGCAGGGAGGCATTGCTTGCGCTTTGCGAGGTTGCAGCGGCGCTTTGCGCCTGTGGCCGCACGCCGCGCTTGTACAACTCGCTTTCGACAAACGACAAAATCTGTTGCAGCAGCGTGGTCATGCTGCTGACGCCCGGCGCCTCTTCGGCAAACAGCGCATCCATGCAGTCATTCAACTCTTCAATCGCCTGCAAAGATTCGCTCAGCATTTGCTGTAAATGGGAAAACGCCTCGGTGCCGGTGCTGCTGATGCTGGTGTTGAGTTCGAGCAGGCTGACGCCTTCCGGCGCATGTTGCGCGCCATTGTTTTTGCTGGCGCTGGCTTTGAGCTGCTCATTACGGTGCGCCTGCTCCCAATCCGCCCAGTTGTATTGACGCTCACGGCCAAGGCCGATGATGGGCGTCAAGCGCAGCACCGGCAGCAGTTTTTCGCCTATCCAGCGGATCACATTGGCGCGGTATTCCAAATCGCCATCCTCGGCCAGCGGATACAAATCCTGCCAAAAGCGCTCGCACAAATCTTTCAGCAAAACCAGGCAAGGCGCCAGCGCGGCCAGCCCGGTTTGATTTAATTGCGCTTCTAAAAACCAGGCCAGCAATTGCAAGTCGCGGCTTTCATCGCGCAGCGCTTGCAGGGAAAGGCTGCTGACCACGCCCCAATCGGCGCGCTTTAAATCATATTCCCACGCGCCCATGGGTAAGCTGGCGTCATCCTGGCGCCGCGCCTGTTCGATTTTCAGATAGGTTTGATTGCCGCGCAGCGCCCGTCCGGCTGGAAATTGTTCTGAAATCGGTGTCAGCAGCGCGCTGTAAGACACCCCCAATTGGTGTTCAAAGAAATGCGCTGCGCTGTGTTGGAGTGGCGTCATGATCGCGTCCTTTCATTGTGGTGCTGTGCGCGGGAAGGCTGGCGGCAGCTTGAGCGTAGCCGGGGCCTTGGTCTTGGGATCTTTGCCGGACAATTGCAGACTCAAATACAGTCTGGCTTGTGCGCTTTCTGCTTTCACCGGCGGCGCAGCGCTGGCGGGCGCATTGTTTGCCGTGTTTTTGCCGGCGGTGGCGTTCGCATTGGTCAGCGGCACATTGAATTCCAGCAGCAAACGGTTGCTGTCCGCCGGGTCGGTTTGCGGCCCGCTCTTCGGTTTGTGCCGCTCAATCATGCGCAGCAAGGCCCAATTGCCATTGCTGGCGAAGGAAGCGGTATTGCCATCCACTTGCAAGTCGCTCTGTTCGCCGGATGCCAGCGGCAGCCAGGCAGAGCGGTTGGCCCATTCCATATCAAACACCAGCGCCTGACCGAATGGCCATTCCAGCGTGCTGCCCCGGTTCGGATAAGCGATGCTGCGCGATGCCGAGGACAGGCTCCAGTTGGCAATCTGTTCGGCCCCGATAGAGGCGGCCAGCTGAGCGCGGAAATTCACATTCAATTTCACGCTGCCATTCGCCAGCGCAGAGGCCGGCAGATTGCCGCCCGGGCTTTGTGCATTCGCGCTGGCGGCTGGATCGGTCTCGGTTTGCAGCAAACTGCTGTTCATGAACGTCGCAATGCCATCCAGCTGATTCAAGAATTGCCGCGCACTGTCCCAATATGGATCAGACAGCCCGCTCATGCTTTGCTTGAGCGCCGCGCTGTTATTCGCATACTCTGCAAAGAAATTGCGCACCACATACAGATTCGCATCCGGCGCACTGAGCGGGCCGAAAGGATAGCGTCCCGCCAGTTCGCGATTAAAGCGCCCGGCCAATTGCATGTAATTGCTTTGCGCTTGCGCACTGCGCTCTCCTTTACAGCGCAGACTGAGTTGTTTTTCCAGCTGCAAGCGGTGTTGCGAGAACAAATCATTGCCGCCGACAGGCGAGGCATACGACGCCAGCGTCTTGCTGCATGTGCCGTATGTGACTTCCGCCAATTGTTTCAAGAACAGATTTTCCAGATGGCTGACCTGGCCGTTCGGGTCTTTCGCCTGCAAATATGTTTTCAGCTCAAGCTGGGTATTGCTCCAGAAACCAGCGTTTTGCATCGTGGCGCCAGTCTGGCTGGCGGTGGCCTGGCTTTGCGTAAGCCAGTCAACATATGGCCCGGCGTAGCCGGCCAGCACCTGAGCGCGCGACAATTGGCGCGATAAATAGTCTTTCAAAGCAGGCGTCGCTCCCAGCTCATACAGATACGCATCGGCGCTGGAGGCTTGCGCCGCATACGGCGCCTGGTACAGCTGGCTTTGTTCCGCCAGCAATGCGATTTTGCCCAGATGGTCATTGGCGTATTGGCGCGCACACTGATTCAGGCTCAAGGCGCTGGCGTGAAAGCCAAGCTTTTGCATAGATTCATGCAGATTCAGCAGCGCAGGCAAGAGCTTGCCAAAACTGGCGCTGTCGCTGCTCTCCTGCTGCTCAGCATTGCTCAAGAGATAGGCGTCGCTTTGCTCATTCGTCAGGGTTTGCGCCTGCTGCAAGCTGCGCGCCATCGCCAAGCCCAGCTGGTGGCGCGCCAACTTCTGGAACAATGCTTGCTGGTCTGCCCCTTTTAACAGGGGATTGGCGTTGAAAGCCTGGTATTGCTTGACGAAATTGCCCGCCTGGTTGAGATAGGCAGGATTCCAGGCGGCGATTTTGCCATTGCAGACAAAGCCCGGATTGGGGTCCAGGCGCATGAATTCCTGGCTGCTGAGCAATTCCATTCCTGCCAGCTCAAGCAAGAGTTTCGGATTCAGATCAAGTTGTCCATTTTGCTGCACAAACAATGCGCCATATTCAGGCAACTGCATGGCCGACAGATTTTGCATGGCCTTCGGATAATTTTTTGCGGCGTCAAAACCGGCGCTCGCGCTGCGCAGCAAATTGGCGGGATAGTTATAGCGTGTGATCAGCGGCTGCAACTTGCTTTCCAGCTCGGTTTGCACTTGCAAGATCGGATTATTCGCAGCGCTAGATCCCAGCCAGGATTTGCGCACCCAGGACAGCCAGCGCGTAAAGTCGCGGATATTGCCAAGCACCGGCTGGCGTTTCTCCTCCAACTGCGTGAGCAGCGCGGCGCCAACGCCGATTTCACGCAGCATCAATTGCTGCACCATTTCGGCCTGGAAATGAATTTGGCTGCTGGTGGCCTGGCGCAGATTTTCGGGCAGACGCAAATGCGCATGGGCTTGGCTGTCGCCTATTTTTTCCAGCGTTTGCGGCAACAGGCCGGGATGGTTTTTCAAGCGCGCCGGCAGCGTGGTGCGGTAAGCGTATTCAACCAGTCCGAGGAAGTCCTGCAATAACTGGGCATCGTGCGCATTGCGTCCCCCGCTTTGCAAACGGCTCAAGCGTGTGATATTCGTTTCCAGATGATTGACTTGCTGCACATAGCGCATCAAATCTTCCAGCGCTTGCGGAAAAGCCGCCTCGGGATTCACGTTTGCGCCCGGCTGACGCGCCGCCAGTTCCTGCGCGCGCAAGTTGATTTGACACGCCACGCCTGGCAGCACCACTGTTTTCAAGGCCTGATTGGCCAGTCTCTGCGCGCTTTGCTTGCTTAAACGTTGATCAAACCAGGACAGCGGGATCAGCAGGGATTGCGCATCGGCGTCAATTTTGCTGATTTGGTTAATCAGCTGAAACACGGTTTCTTCACGCACGCAAATCGCGGCCCCGGCTTGCGCTGCACTCACCTGGTTGAGCGGCGGCGGCGCGCTGCTGACATGGGTTTGCTGCACCAGTTTGAGCGCCCCCACCACATCATCGACCTGCTGACTGATTTGCTGGCAGGCAATGCAAAAACCCAAGGCCAGCGCAGCCGCCAGCACCAGTCCGCTGACTTGCAAACGGCGGATCAAGGCATTGCGCGACCAGATGCCGGCGCGCGTCGGGCGCGCCAGGGCGCGTTCGGCCAATACTTTCTTGCACAGCAGATCGGTGACAAACGAGACATCGTTGCGCGTCACCTGCAAGGCTTCATCCTGCTGGCCATAAGGCGGAATTACGCCAGTGAAATACGCGCCACGGCAAAAGAAAGTGGTTTGCCATGGCGTGGCTTGAAATACCGTGGACAGCCAATGCTGGAAGGGACGGCGCAATTGTTGGAATTGGCGCGGAAATAAAAACAGCGGATCAGCGTCAGCGCGCGCGATGCGGTGCTGATCTCCCTCTGGCGAGACGGCCGCTGCGGCTTCCACCTGCAAGGCTTTCAGACGCACATCCAATTGGCTGAAGGCGGCATCCGCCCAGCTGGCCGGCGCGCCTTCGTTTTGCTGAGTCGGACAAGACCAGCCGAAAATCTCATCGCGCCGTTCTGCTGTTTGCGAGCGCCAGAAAGCGGCAAAACCCGGCACGCAATCGGTTTGCGTCACCACCACATACACCGGCAGGGCGAATTCAAACTGTTGCTCCAGGTTCTGCAGCTGCTGGCGCGTGTTTTCCGCAATCTGTTGACGCTCTTCCAGGCTGGCGTGCAATAAACTGGCCGCTGAAACCGTCAACAGCACGCCATCAATCGCGCGCTCCGGTCTGAGATTATCGAGTGCGCGCAAGACCTTATCCCAAGCCGGAAACGGCGCGCCATGACTCAACCGGGCTTGCGCCGCCTGCACCGGCAAGCGCCCCTCAGGATCGATTAAAAAACCTTGATTCACGCCATGCCAGACGACCCCCTCAATTTCCAGCTGGGTTTGCTCGCCATACAAGCCCTGGCGCAATGTGGGCGAAAGCGAGGCGATCAAGCTGC includes:
- a CDS encoding phosphatidylinositol-specific phospholipase C gives rise to the protein MSGIFARLLTACAFTLGISLAAGDAYSHNHPAYSHDAQVKTNQADWMRALPDHLPLSRLSIPGTHDTMSFYGGDAVQTQSMSLPQQLQSGVRMLDIRCRRIDNKFAIHHGFVYQHANYDDVLQAVTRFLAEHPGETVLMRVKEEYEAANTTMSFAQIFNTYANDARYSQYFWRGANIPTLREVRGKIVLLRDFSGIDWGLHYGSLNAQDAYHLRTNWDLYSKWEKIKAQLESANAERNSTTVPPFFLNYLSGSGGSFPYFVVSGHSSPGTSAPRLATGLTTPGWKNSYPDFPRVSCFIGICTIAFEGSNVLTQEYIERKGLQHSGIVITDFPGPGLLDTIIRLNQRLR
- a CDS encoding DUF6150 family protein, giving the protein MARVFQTSSMGEAHLRVALVSRGEADLLVRRVSSWGLARGDAHWYITRDKQDAEVWLYFTSIGMAQVKVCFVDSYGEAGWQTESRYRGRFGR
- a CDS encoding thiamine pyrophosphate-binding protein; amino-acid sequence: MQQHPPQTEHGLDVADLLVAYLEQLGVRYVFGVPGGVIEPLYNAMARSSQRGGVRHVLARHETGAAFMADGYARDTMGLGVCCSTSGPGATNLLTGVASAYDNNIPLLVLTGQPALPTFGKHPLQESACTGVNILTMFQACTRYNSLLSHPAQLEPKLVSALQRALANPRGPVHLSLPSDVMRSKTGLSKPSFDLRRLLQQPDALDEAAIQDLRSILAKAANVVLLIGGGCTEAMQPILQFVEMTGAQIIATPDGKGLINPCHRQFRGVFGFAGHNLASATLRDPSVDVIIAVGTGMCEWDTDGWSDSLLNARMIHVEEIEEHFARTPMARLHIRGRILAIFKRLIEFTYSTPHLRSQQAHDAKSDGEHFRPLQATEAIIQSNLARYPRKYHLDQTPILPQRLMHDLGRLFPYGARFFADAGNSVAWAIHCLHPHDRRLRERRLQTERAGVGGRRKADAGWLRLTHSFAPMGWAIGAAIGAAMADRSQVVICISGDGSMLMNGQEVTVAVAERLNVVFVVLNDHALGMVKHAQRLRRAEQTAFALPVVDFAMQARAYGAQGITIRSPQDMARLDIEAICTRDGPTVLDVWIDTEEVPPIQGRIRVLESNDAPSCMN
- the tssA gene encoding type VI secretion system protein TssA, encoding MTPLQHSAAHFFEHQLGVSYSALLTPISEQFPAGRALRGNQTYLKIEQARRQDDASLPMGAWEYDLKRADWGVVSSLSLQALRDESRDLQLLAWFLEAQLNQTGLAALAPCLVLLKDLCERFWQDLYPLAEDGDLEYRANVIRWIGEKLLPVLRLTPIIGLGRERQYNWADWEQAHRNEQLKASASKNNGAQHAPEGVSLLELNTSISSTGTEAFSHLQQMLSESLQAIEELNDCMDALFAEEAPGVSSMTTLLQQILSFVESELYKRGVRPQAQSAAATSQSASNASLPGAAAAVSVPSAAPQFTAAPAPAAEIKSRADAYARLAETAEFLMRLEPHSPVPYLVRRATEWGSLNTVELYQELFLRLGGQLNIFEMLGLETEEKAG